The sequence below is a genomic window from Felis catus isolate Fca126 chromosome A2, F.catus_Fca126_mat1.0, whole genome shotgun sequence.
ACAcctacagaagaaggaaaaatcgATGCGACAAGATGCCAAAGGAGACCAGAGGAGTGTGGGTTAGAGCCCGGAGGATACTAGTGCGCGAGCGGCCAGCTCAGAGCAAGTGAAACTTAAAAACTGCCTTTGGGAGGCCATTTGGGGTCCCCACCCCATACGAAGTGGCTTTGGCACCTAAAGTGACATGTCTGTCCAGTGGGCCTGGAGTCCCGCAGAGGCAAGGGCTGCCTTTCATGGGCCTGTGCCCAGGCATAAGGTGGGAGGGTCATCATCTCTGGAGATTTCAGGCCTCAGGCCCTAGAAGACATGTTGCCCACCTCGGATCCTGAAGTATCCAGCATCCCGGTTCATTCTTGCCGCCCCACAGAGCTGTCTTAGGGCAGAGGGAGTTTTCCCAAAGGGAAACCCAGCCCCATTCAGTGAAGAAGGGACCTAGATGTTTTTGGTTCTTCAGCAATGTGTGCTTTAGTGAATTAAGAATTTGGCCTCCAATGGGAGGCTTTTATTTAGCATGTGAACCTTAAGAGGCTATAACCTTGtatccccctgcccccccttaAGCGGAAGCAGAGAATCCAGATCCTGGTCTACACTGTACCTAGCAGGGTGCCTTTATGAGCACCTGAGAGGGGGCTCATCATGGCATGTCTGAGCCTTGGGGGGCTGTGGGGTGAGAGGAGGAAAACCAAGCTGAGGTTGTGACCAACTGTTGACTCTGTGGGGAGTCCAAAGCCCTCTCCCCAGGTGCCTCTCTAGTCCCTTGATtcatctctgtgtcttttgaaGCTATGCAACCACAGGCCAGATGGCAACCCCTCTGAGCTCCTGTCCTGTGAAAGTAAGTGTCATACCTGCACCACAAGATGCAAGTGATGATTAAATAACGCAACTACAGTGCTTATCAGAGTGCCGGGCACATCAGAGGAGCCTGGGAAATGGCAACTCTCAAATCCGGCATCCTGCTCCATGGACCCTACTCCCCTTGGtcgggggggcagggaaggggatggaCACACCTGACTATTAATAACCTGGACTCAGACgaaagggcaggaaggagaaagagggtgaATTCGAGGCAGGGGAACAGGCAGAGGAGACCGAGGCGAAGAGAATGCGTGTAAGACCTCCAACAAGAGAAatggagtggggcacctggctggctcagtcggtagaacatgcgattcctgatcttggggttgtgagtttgagccccatgttggatgtagagatgacttaaaaaagagagagtaacAGCCGCGCAGAGATCAAAGATGAAAGAGAACAGGGCTGAGGAGATCCCAGCCTAGCCTGAGCTGAGGCGGACAATTCTGGGACACAGGGACAGACGGGACTCTCTGAGTTGTTGATAGAAAATGCTCTGGAGACCTCAGTGGAAAGACTTACTCCTTATATCATGCTCTCCCCCACAGACCCCCTCGATTCTAATAACGGACTGACAAGACCCCAGAGGCTGCAAGGGGCCACAAACCTTTTCCCAGATCACACTCAGCACCCCTCAGTCTGCGCCCCTAAAGAATCAGCTTCAGGCAGATGGTGCATCCACGGTCCGTGTCACCCTGTCTCACTGGGCGGGGTGGCCTCATCTGTCCCATCTTTGACACCCACATCACCACAGACAAGGAAGCAGTCCACAGGGTTTACCAGGGATGTgtggtaaaaatagaaaatgtcagtTAAAACCCCCAAAACCTGAGATGATTAATTAGCAGATTCCTGAACCCCATCTGACTTTTCTCCTGGGCATTCAGAGGTGACCCCACACCCCCAGGCCCCCGGAGCAGGCAGAGCTGTGTGCCTGGGGGAGACTGGCAGTGGAGTTGTGCCACGGCAGACTGGGGGTCTGCCTTTAAGTCTGTCCTGCAGATTGGGGAGAGCCAGGTGCGTCCACGAGTGGTCAGGGGCTACGATCTGGCATCTGCGGCACCCCAGTGAAGTCCCAGGTTGGCTAAAGGGTGGAGTCCATCAGGGGATGGCCATTCTCAGGAAGCATGATGCGAGTGCTGGCACCCGTTCGGGTGGAGGGTGCGTAGCGGGCAGACTCGTGCGTGGACCGGCGAAGGCACAGACAGCAGAGGAGGCGGCGGAAGGTGCGGCGCATCTCAGCATCTCGGCACGAGTACACCACGGCATTGACCAGTGAGTTGGCCTCAGCCAAGAGCAGGAAATACTTCTCCACAGCCAGAACATTGCAGGACTTGCAGTCCAGACCGTCCAGAAGCAGCACCACCTGGCCCGGCGTCCAGCAGACCACGAACGCCCCTGCAGGATGGAGCCTGAGGTAAGCAGAGCCGGCTAGCAGGGGGCCTGGCGCCCACAGCTTAGAGCTCAGGGCTGGAGGGGTCTCTGGAGCTCAGACAACGGCCACTGTTGCAGGGCAAGAGCGGCCGGACACGGTTCTCTGATCTGTCGGCCAGAGGGATACCTTTCCTAACCGGTACACGGTAGATAGGGTGCTGGGCATTTCTACATGGAGGCTGGTTCTGTGGGGAAAAGGAGGTCACTGTGGGACAGGCCAGTTActtggggcggggagggaggggatcGTAGGGAAGAGGCACTCTTTGATCTTGGGGTATGGGGGTGTATCCTCCTGGGATACACCTTGccgcctcccccactcagactACTCAACAGCCAGACTGATCTGGTTCCTCCCTGCTAAGAACTCTTAAGGGCTTCTTCCCCCAGAACTCAGAACAAAATCTGACTCTTGCCTGTGCCCTTCGAGGCGATGCTGAccttctctcttgcttctctccAGCCACGCCGGCCTCCTCTTTGGAGACACTGGCCCAGTCCTGCGGGGCTCTCAccttctgtcccctctgcctggaactcttcccttccccagctttcaggtctctgctcagatgtcacctccttgGAGAACATTCCCCACCCAAATCCTCCCCTCCCTTGTGTCgtgggagttgggtgggggaagCAGGGGTCCTGCCACCCTGGGCCAGCTGAGGGCACTCACTCACCCAGAATGATGACAACGGTCTTGACCAGGCTGAGTGTGGTCTCTCGGTAGCGAGGGTGGCAGCTGACATGCTCTGCCATGCGCTGCACCCTCCGCCTCACATAGAAGAAAATGCGGGTGTAGACAGCCACCATGAGCAGGAAGACAAGCAGGCTGGACAGGGCCCAGACGGCCAGGTAGGAACGGCTGAGCAGGGGGGCCATGCGTGAGCAGCGGTCCAGGGCACAGAGGCAGTGCCAGAAGTGGGCGGGCAGCAGCCCCAGGCCCAGCGCGGCCACCCACACCCCCACGATGAGCATGACGACTCGGCCATGGGGCAGGCGGCTGTGCAGCTGCACGGCCATCACACTGCGGTGCCGCTCCACAGCGATGGCCAGCAGCGTGGCCACTGACGCCGTCAGGCTCGTGTCCAGCAGGCCCTGCCGCACAAACCAGCCCTCCACCGAGAGCCGCGCAGTGCGAGGGCCCGTGTGGAACATGAGGAAGAGGTAGGCCACACCGGCAAAGAGGTCAGCTGCAGCCAGGTTGCCCAGCAGGTAGTAAATGGGCTGGTGGAAGCGGCGGTTGGAGGCGATGGCCGCGATCACCAGCAGGTTGGTCAGCAGCACCAGCACGCTGACGGTCAGCCCCAGAGCCACCACAACTACATCCTTGGGCCGCCAGTGGGAGCTGAGCTCCTTGCCACTGTTGTTGTAGAAGAAGCCGATGGTCTCATTGTAGTAGCACTGGCCCATGCTGACCATctgggggcacagagggagaggtcAGCGCAGGTGGCATTTGTTGGAAGGATACAGGAAGGAGCAGCGGCCAGAGGGGAGGGTCAGGACAGGAAGGGCAAGGGTCTCAAAGTCAGATGCCTCAGGGTAAAGTGGCCTGGTGGAGACCAGGGTAACCTGGAAAAGCAAGCTACACGGTGGGAGTGCGGGGGGGATGGGCAGCGGTTGCTTATTGACTACTAAGACGCTTACAAAGATATCTCCCAAATCAAatgactggcttttttttcttttttaatctaaaggagaaaaataaggggcgcctgagtggcccagtcggttaaacgcctgctttggctcaggtcatgatcttgtggtttgtgggttccagccccgagtagggctctgtgctgatagctcagagcctggagcctgcttcagagtctgtctgtctgtctctctctctctctgcccctcccctactgatgctctctctctcccaaaacaaacattaaaaaaatttttttaaataaaaaaaaatcaagtaaagaagcaaaataagccaaacaaaaaaccaacaagaaaTCATCTGCCCAAGCGCGGCCAACCTGTActagggatggggggagggaggaacaaaGGGGGCGTGAGCTGTGAAAGTAAGTGAGGGAGGGTCTGTTTGGTGCTGGGATCATCGAAGGGAGCAGAGCCCAGGGGACGTGTGTGCGCAGGGTGGGGTCACTGCTGTCCGTGCGAGAGCGTGGAGGTGACCAAGTCTATCAGAGTTGGACAGCGAGGCAGCCCCAGAAGTTGGGCGGCGGGCTTTGGGCGCGAGCGCTCCCGAAGCGGGCGGGGCATCGGGCCTTTCTGAGTGGGTCGGAGGACCCTGGCACCCTCGCGGACAAAGGGGGCGGTCAGGGAGGCTGCAGCCGGCCGGGCCTCCCGGCGCCCCCAGGCTAGAGGAGGAGCTGGGgaacaggagaggaggggggcaaGGGGCGGGCCCGGGCCCCGCAGGCACGTGCCGCGCCCTACCTGGGACCCGCGCCCACCTACCACCGTCAGTACCCGCCTCACCTGGGCCGCCCGTCACGCCGCAGTAGGGGCGGCCTCCCCGGGGGTCGGGGCGGGCCCCAGCCCCATAGCCTGGTGACCGCGGCGGGGAGCGGAGGAGCGTCCGGGTGCGCTGGGCGCGGGCAGCCAAAAGAGCACGGGAGGCGGGGTCCCGCCCCTGCCTTGGCGCAGCGCCCCGCCCTCGCCACCTGGGGGAGCCCCGCCCCGTCTCTGCCACCTGGGGGAGCCCGGCGGCTGCGGTACGGACAAGGTCTCCCGGAACCTCagccccccctccgccccctcaTTTCCTCCAGGCCTCACGGCCTCTCGGTCGCCCCTCTCCACTTCCGGCGCGGGACCCCCGCCCCCGTCCTCGCGCACCCCACACGCACGCAGTTTCGAGCCTTCCGGGGGCTGAGTCACTCAAGTCCCGAGAATTACCGCAGTGACCTCGAGCAGCCTGGGCGCAGCTCCGGGTGGTCTCAGGGTCCGCGCCCCCGCCCGGCCACCCCGCCCGCTCCCTGGCGTCCAATCCGTCGCTGAGTTCCAAGCCACGCCCTGATCCGACTGGGCTCCTACAGCCGggacccccgccccgcctccgTTTCTTGAGCGCTCAGCTACCGCGCGCAGCGGCCTCCGGTGCCCCTCGGACCTCTCCGGCCCCAGGTGACCCTCCGGGAGCACTCAAGTTTCTCGAAAATCCCGCCCCCACGCCCTCCACCCCCGGCAGCGCTGCCCGCTGCCCGGCCCCGGCTTGTGGCGGCCCTGGGCTCCCACAGCCCAGAGCACACAGCCCCATTGTCCCAGTTATCTGCACTTTGTTATATTTGTTTGATTATGCAGGACCGGATCGGGGACGTGGAGCTCCGGGAGGGCCGGGCCGGTGTGACTCAGCCTGGTGCCCGGGTTCAGCCCCTACTGCCTGTAGGTGCTCAAGCATGTTTGGGGATGAAAGCGGGCCTTGGTGTCTCTGGTGGGTAAATGGGGCCAAAGGATGCTACCCTCACCCATCTCTCCCATCACCCTCCCCTGGCAAAGAAAGACATTCAAGGGTATAAAGAACACAGTTTATTCTGAGGCCATCATACCCCAGGTACCACGTGGATGTTGAGTTTGGGCTGCCCACTCCCAAGTGCTGGTCACCTGAGGTCAGCTAAGAAGACAGGCAGAGGTAGGGGAGTGGCCACAACCAAAGTAGCAAAAGGCACCCCTGTTCTCGGGGTCAGAGACTAGAGTGGATGTCAAGAATCCCATGACCTATATTGACCCTGAGCATTGACCCTgactaacctctctgaacctgagTGGCCCTGATGCTTGGCAGTGACCGGTGTCCAGTTGAGGGATCCTGATAGATTGCCTCCAAAAGGGTTTTAGTACCTGAGGCCATGTAGTCTTTCCTTACAGGAACTCTCCAGACACCCCAGCTGAACAAACACCTTCTGAGTCCTTTCCCCCTTGGTCAGAATGCTGGGATGGTCAGAGATGGTCCTCGACTTCCTCAGGTTGGGAGTCTGGGCAGCAGGTGGCCTTGGGCACAGCCTCGCTGTGTAGCTTGGAGAGTAGCCGGGCTGTCTCTTGGGTGATCTCAAAATGCTTGGGCAGCGGGGTGCGGCGCAGAGGGCTGCCCTCAGGGGAGGAGGCGGTAGGGCCAGGTCCCCTCCTCCGCAAGCTTCCTCGGGGCACTGATGTCACAAGGGTCTCCTCGCACAATTTGGAAGCCACCAGGGCCAAGCTGGACAGCTGGTGGGTGACTGGCCGAACGCCGCCCCGGGGATATTTCACTGGCTGGCGGCTGAAGTGACCACGGGATTGTGTTCCCAGGAGTGAGTCCTCTGGACCTTGGCTGGACACTGTGGGTTGGGGTGGTCAGTGCTGAGCATCCCTAAGTCCTCAGGGTATCTCCTGGGAGTCATCTCTCAGCTAAGCCACCCCAAGCAAGGATATCCCTATAACTCCTGGGCTCCCCCCTACTTACtcaccttcctctccttcctctttggtGTCATCAGCCACTTCTCCGTCGTCACTCTGTGGAACTGGAATCTACAGGAACAAACCGAAGACCAAAACCCCAACAATAAAATTCCAGTTCTTTGAGACTCTTGGGAAACCTGAGAGTTTGTTCCACATGCAAAAGATCTTTGGCAGTTTGGGTATCTGGGGAGACGATGCCCTTAACAGTGTACTGCTTGTCCCCTCGTGCAGAGCAATGTTATTAATTTCGACTGGgggctccatgaaggcaggaatgCCCTTGCTCAGCAGAGGGCCAGCCCAGGGAGTGACTCAGCCACGTCCACATTAGGACCAGGGGAACtacctgtctccctccttctctgcaaCCTTGCACCTGCTTTTCAGTTGATCTGTGTATCCTTCAGTTCATCCTTTAGTTAAATGCTAATAGCTGCTGGAGTTCTTTCCACATGTCCCAAGCACTTTCTGAACCATTCCATTTCTCAGAGACCCAGAACTCACTGACTGCTCCTTCGCCAGTTCCGGGCTGCTTGTCGGGGGGAGGTCCATGTTCTAAGGAATGATATGTGTATCAGGACCCGAGGGACAGGGAAGCCCCCTGTAGGAGTCTCGTCTGTAAATGGTTTTCACTAACAGTGTCTACCTCTCACAGCCGTGGTGAGGATGATAGGACGCTTATGCAGTGCCCATGCATAGTAGGTGCACGGTCTGCGTGGCATTAAGGGCATTAAAGGCATTAAGACCCCTCTTTGGCTTCACTTTCTAGCACCTTCTCCTCAGTAATTCATTACGGCTTGGGGCTGTGCCCTACACACACCAGGAATGTTCTTACCTTGGGGCATTTGCACCGGCTGCTCTCTTTGGAACACCGTTCCCCAGATTGTTCCCACATTGTTCCAGTCCTTGCTCGAATCCACCTTCTCCATGGGACCAGCCCACAGAATCCTATTTACTGCTACAAGCTGCCCTCCACCTCTCCTTGGTGCCCCCAGTGTCCCTTACTTTATGctaccctttcttttctccatagtACTTGTCACCTTGTAATGTCCTGACTTTGTctctatcctatttttttttttttattgttggtcTCTTCCCCACTAGAGTGCAGTCACCAAAAGGATGGGGTCTCTCAATAATTTACTCACTGATGTATGTGTAATGCCTGCTACAACAATGCTCGGTACACActaggtgttcaacaaatgttctgttgaaggaataaatgatCACCCTTGTTAGTAACTGCAGAGCTATACCTTGTTGTTCCTCCCTTATTACCCCCCCCGTTccattcctctcttttccttccagaatGAGCACAAGGTAaataaggaagggagaaaggggatgaaagaggaaattttaaaggcaaaggaaggaagggagacaggagagtGAGACGCTTAAATGCAGAGAAGGCCTACCCGTCTGTGGGCCCAGTGGGTTCCTACCTCAGGAGGCGTAGCTTCAGGATGCTTCTCCAAGGTACTGTGGGGATCAGGGTCTGGGTTGGGGTCCGAGGTTAGGACTGAGGGCAGGGGATCTGAGGCAGGGTATGAGGGTGGTGGCTGGGGGTTGATTGTGAGAGCCCCAGGAGCTGGACTGGGGTCTTGGGGTGGAGGCTCAGTGGCCACGGGGAGGTCGTCCATCCCAAAGATTTGCTCGTAGTTAACAATGAGGAACTCAATGAGCTGAGCCTGGTGCCCAGAGTCTAGTAGGCAGGTGACAGGGCCAGCACCAGCTGCCCCTGGACCGTCTGGTGGCCGCAGCAGCGTTGGCCCAAACACAATGCCCAGGTTGTTGGCAGACATCTTGTTTTCCTCAAACTGTGCAGCCACCCTGGGGACAGTATGAGGAAAAGGGTCAGGGCATGGCATGCGTGGTCATTGGTCATCAGGGAGGAGCTGTAGGCCAGGCTAGCGGCCACTTGCCCAAGTCCTGGGTAAGTGGTCCCGGTCATTGAGACCAGCAGCTACATGCCTAGCAATGGAGATCAGGGGTCAGCACCCAAAGTCTGGAGTCATCTATTAAGATTCAGAGCTCAGAAAACACATGCAAAGGTCAGAAGCCAGTGGCAGGGGTCAGTCCCAGAGATGAGTAGTCATATGTCCAGGGACAGGGTCACAGATCCGTGCCTTAGGTCAGAAATCACATTTCAAGGTCAGGGACAGTGCACACCTGAACAGATGGGCCACCAGGTGCC
It includes:
- the LPAR2 gene encoding lysophosphatidic acid receptor 2, which gives rise to MVSMGQCYYNETIGFFYNNSGKELSSHWRPKDVVVVALGLTVSVLVLLTNLLVIAAIASNRRFHQPIYYLLGNLAAADLFAGVAYLFLMFHTGPRTARLSVEGWFVRQGLLDTSLTASVATLLAIAVERHRSVMAVQLHSRLPHGRVVMLIVGVWVAALGLGLLPAHFWHCLCALDRCSRMAPLLSRSYLAVWALSSLLVFLLMVAVYTRIFFYVRRRVQRMAEHVSCHPRYRETTLSLVKTVVIILGAFVVCWTPGQVVLLLDGLDCKSCNVLAVEKYFLLLAEANSLVNAVVYSCRDAEMRRTFRRLLCCLCLRRSTHESARYAPSTRTGASTRIMLPENGHPLMDSTL